A portion of the Cryptomeria japonica chromosome 5, Sugi_1.0, whole genome shotgun sequence genome contains these proteins:
- the LOC131070649 gene encoding nuclear transport factor 2 isoform X1 has protein sequence MESEQSVNALEIGKAFVDQYYNVFNNHPEMLYMFYKDSSTISRPDPNGQITCIKSIEAITDKLASLHNGKYKAEIMAMHSQESINQYYIITVSGVLVRKNNMKRKFTQVFILAPQEKGHFVLNDLFLYLEDPQDLQTGVVVNGVQDTEVVNYVPDELLERGLDIAQELPVSREQIIKADVKKKKVVTFEAPEELDIAQKLSISKEKISKVLEKEAATLGVPKEQRPEEVSRKKATFLSVLMKQNSKPVEVSTVVRKFPINAVQVEELSIYVKNLPLNATTALVEKEFKRFGPIKKDGIQITRNQERQFSHGFIQFESSTSTQSAIKESPITINGHQVYIAKKRPSQYSVQIAAIMSNFPSKMAKEKGIQ, from the exons ATGGAGTCTGAGCAATCAGTGAATGCGTTAGAG ATTGGAAAAGCCTTTGTGGATCAATATTACAATGTATTTAACAACCATCCAGAGATGCTATATATGTTCTACAAGGATTCCAGTACAATTAGCCGCCCTGATCCTAATGGTCAAATAACCTGCATAAAATCAATAGAA GCTATAACTGATAAGCTTGCATCTCTACATAATGGGAAATATAAAGCAGAAATTATGGCTATGCACTCTCAGGAATCTATTAATCAGTATTATATTATCACGGTATCTGGGGTTTTAGTAAGAAAAAACAATATGAAGAGAAAATTTACACAGGTGTTCATATTGGCACCACAGGAGAAGGGCCATTTTGTTTTAAATGATCTATTTCTCTATTTAGAGGACCCTCAAGATTTACAAACAGGTGTAGTGGTTAATGGTGTTCAAGATACAGAGGTGGTTAACTATGTTCCTGATGAGCTTCTTGAGAGAG ggTTGGATATTGCACAAGAACTACCAGTATCTCGAGAACAAATTATTAAAGCTGATGTTAAAAAAAAGAAGGTGGTTACTTTTGAAGCACCAGAAGAGTTAGATATTGCACAAAAACTATCCATCTCTAAAGAGAAAATTAGTAAAGTTCTTGAGAAAGAGGCAGCTACTCTTGGAGTACCAAAAGAACAAAGACCAGAAGAGGTGTCTAGAAAAAAAGCAACTTTTCTATCAGTT CTTATGAAACAGAATTCAAAACCTGTTGAAGTGTCGACTGTTGTGAGGAAGTTTCCAATAAATGCTGTTCAAG TTGAAGAGCTCTCAATCTATGTCAAAAACTTGCCTCTGAATGCTACAACTGCCCTTGTTGAAAAAGAGTTCAAAAGATTTGGTCCTATTAAAAAAGATGGCATTCAAATTACAAGAAACCAG GAAAGACAATTCTCTCATGGTTTTATACAATTTGAGTCATCAACTTCTACTCAGAGTGCCATAAAG GAATCACCTATTACAATCAATGGACACCAGGTATATATTGCGAAGAAGAGGCCTTCCCAATATAGTG TTCAAATTGCAGCCATAATGTCCAACTTTCCAAGCAAGATGGCTAAAGAAAAGGGGATTCAATAA
- the LOC131070649 gene encoding nuclear transport factor 2 isoform X2, with the protein MESEQSVNALEIGKAFVDQYYNVFNNHPEMLYMFYKDSSTISRPDPNGQITCIKSIEAITDKLASLHNGKYKAEIMAMHSQESINQYYIITVSGVLVRKNNMKRKFTQVFILAPQEKGHFVLNDLFLYLEDPQDLQTGVVVNGVQDTEVVNYVPDELLERGLDIAQELPVSREQIIKADVKKKKVVTFEAPEELDIAQKLSISKEKISKVLEKEAATLGVPKEQRPEEVSRKKATFLSVLMKQNSKPVEVSTVVRKFPINAVQVEELSIYVKNLPLNATTALVEKEFKRFGPIKKDGIQITRNQERQFSHGFIQFESSTSTQSAIKESPITINGHQVYIAKKRPSQYSAIMSNFPSKMAKEKGIQ; encoded by the exons ATGGAGTCTGAGCAATCAGTGAATGCGTTAGAG ATTGGAAAAGCCTTTGTGGATCAATATTACAATGTATTTAACAACCATCCAGAGATGCTATATATGTTCTACAAGGATTCCAGTACAATTAGCCGCCCTGATCCTAATGGTCAAATAACCTGCATAAAATCAATAGAA GCTATAACTGATAAGCTTGCATCTCTACATAATGGGAAATATAAAGCAGAAATTATGGCTATGCACTCTCAGGAATCTATTAATCAGTATTATATTATCACGGTATCTGGGGTTTTAGTAAGAAAAAACAATATGAAGAGAAAATTTACACAGGTGTTCATATTGGCACCACAGGAGAAGGGCCATTTTGTTTTAAATGATCTATTTCTCTATTTAGAGGACCCTCAAGATTTACAAACAGGTGTAGTGGTTAATGGTGTTCAAGATACAGAGGTGGTTAACTATGTTCCTGATGAGCTTCTTGAGAGAG ggTTGGATATTGCACAAGAACTACCAGTATCTCGAGAACAAATTATTAAAGCTGATGTTAAAAAAAAGAAGGTGGTTACTTTTGAAGCACCAGAAGAGTTAGATATTGCACAAAAACTATCCATCTCTAAAGAGAAAATTAGTAAAGTTCTTGAGAAAGAGGCAGCTACTCTTGGAGTACCAAAAGAACAAAGACCAGAAGAGGTGTCTAGAAAAAAAGCAACTTTTCTATCAGTT CTTATGAAACAGAATTCAAAACCTGTTGAAGTGTCGACTGTTGTGAGGAAGTTTCCAATAAATGCTGTTCAAG TTGAAGAGCTCTCAATCTATGTCAAAAACTTGCCTCTGAATGCTACAACTGCCCTTGTTGAAAAAGAGTTCAAAAGATTTGGTCCTATTAAAAAAGATGGCATTCAAATTACAAGAAACCAG GAAAGACAATTCTCTCATGGTTTTATACAATTTGAGTCATCAACTTCTACTCAGAGTGCCATAAAG GAATCACCTATTACAATCAATGGACACCAGGTATATATTGCGAAGAAGAGGCCTTCCCAATATAGTG CCATAATGTCCAACTTTCCAAGCAAGATGGCTAAAGAAAAGGGGATTCAATAA